The Halococcus sediminicola genome includes a region encoding these proteins:
- a CDS encoding hydroxymethylglutaryl-CoA lyase — protein MDHGPFSTPDEVSLVEMLPRDGFQRYDEFVPTDRKVALVDQLSTTGVDEIEVTSFTHPEAVPTLRDADEVAARIDRNDDVTYRALVPNAVGMERAIEAGMDKVNALVTVSERYSRKNQNMSVAENLDEIEAIVEIAADADIEVEAGIGTSFYCPYEGRIPLERTLGVVERAVEAGVDEVTLATTMGLADPSQIAATFETVFERWPDLDCGLHLHDTNGMSLANTLVAMQCGVDRFDTSVCGLGGGVVLPEGMTGVGNTPTEDLLHMLTRMAIDVDANLETVTAAAETVAEELDLGATSHVLMGGTAERVLSTVDSEQPQD, from the coding sequence ATGGACCACGGTCCGTTCTCGACACCCGACGAGGTGTCGCTCGTCGAGATGCTCCCGCGGGACGGCTTCCAGCGCTACGACGAATTCGTCCCGACCGATCGGAAAGTCGCACTCGTCGATCAGCTGAGCACGACGGGCGTCGACGAGATCGAGGTCACCTCGTTCACCCATCCGGAAGCGGTGCCGACGCTGCGTGATGCCGACGAGGTGGCCGCGCGGATCGACCGCAACGACGACGTGACTTATCGTGCGCTCGTGCCCAACGCCGTCGGGATGGAGCGCGCGATCGAGGCCGGGATGGACAAGGTGAACGCGCTGGTGACGGTGAGCGAGCGCTACAGCCGGAAGAACCAGAACATGAGCGTCGCGGAGAACCTCGACGAGATCGAGGCGATCGTCGAGATCGCCGCCGACGCCGACATCGAGGTGGAGGCGGGTATCGGGACGAGCTTCTACTGCCCCTACGAGGGGCGTATTCCGCTCGAACGCACCCTTGGAGTCGTCGAGCGCGCCGTCGAGGCGGGCGTCGACGAGGTGACGCTCGCGACGACGATGGGGCTCGCGGACCCGAGTCAAATCGCCGCGACGTTCGAGACGGTGTTCGAACGCTGGCCCGATCTGGACTGTGGGCTCCACCTGCACGACACGAACGGGATGAGCCTCGCGAACACGCTGGTCGCGATGCAGTGTGGCGTCGACCGCTTCGACACGTCGGTCTGTGGCCTCGGCGGCGGCGTCGTGCTCCCCGAGGGGATGACCGGGGTCGGCAACACGCCGACGGAGGACCTCCTCCACATGCTCACGCGGATGGCCATCGACGTCGATGCGAACCTCGAAACGGTGACGGCGGCCGCCGAGACCGTCGCCGAAGAACTCGACCTCGGCGCGACGAGCCACGTCCTCATGGGCGGCACGGCCGAACGAGTGCTATCGACGGTCGACAGTGAGCAGCCACAGGATTGA
- a CDS encoding CaiB/BaiF CoA transferase family protein, with amino-acid sequence MESRTDDTTETEANATETDDGGGPLDGLVVIETGTMIAAGQVGRLLADFGATVVKIERPGTGDHLRRFGPQKDGTGLWWKYLARNKRSVTLDLSADAGQAVFEDLTSEADVMIENFRPGTLEKWGLAPSSLLERNPGLVALRISGFGQTGPYADRPGFGTLAESMSGFAYLNGYPDRSPLLPPTGLADGVAAMFSTFAIMFALWHREMHDGGGQVIDTSLIEPIFSLLGPQPLRHQQRDEIEKRSGNRSTSSAPRNVYRTADERYVAISASTQPTAMRVFEAIGRPNLKDDARFETNERRLVNVEELDAIIQDWMDDHTREEVLAIFEETGATVAPIYNVADIADDEHYRAREALVEVDDDTLGTGVVQGVVPKFSETPGSVDHLGPELGVDNDAVYGELLGYETSFREELAEREVI; translated from the coding sequence ATGGAATCACGCACTGACGATACGACGGAGACCGAAGCGAACGCCACGGAGACCGACGACGGCGGGGGACCGCTCGACGGATTGGTGGTGATCGAGACGGGAACGATGATCGCCGCCGGCCAGGTCGGGAGATTGCTCGCCGACTTCGGCGCGACGGTCGTCAAGATCGAACGCCCCGGAACGGGCGACCATCTCCGCCGTTTTGGCCCGCAGAAGGACGGCACTGGGCTGTGGTGGAAGTACCTCGCCCGCAACAAGCGTTCCGTGACGCTCGACCTCTCGGCGGACGCGGGGCAGGCCGTCTTCGAGGACCTCACGAGCGAGGCCGACGTCATGATCGAGAACTTTCGGCCGGGAACGCTCGAGAAGTGGGGGCTCGCACCGTCGTCGCTGCTGGAGCGAAACCCCGGTCTCGTGGCGCTGCGGATTTCGGGGTTCGGGCAGACCGGCCCGTACGCCGACCGACCGGGGTTCGGAACGCTCGCCGAGTCGATGAGCGGCTTCGCCTATCTGAACGGCTATCCCGACCGATCGCCGCTGCTCCCGCCGACCGGGTTGGCCGACGGCGTGGCGGCGATGTTCTCGACGTTCGCGATCATGTTCGCGCTGTGGCACCGCGAGATGCACGACGGCGGCGGCCAGGTGATCGACACGAGCCTGATCGAGCCGATCTTCTCGCTGCTCGGCCCGCAGCCGCTGCGCCACCAACAGCGCGACGAGATCGAGAAACGGTCGGGCAACCGCTCGACGTCCTCCGCACCGCGCAACGTCTACCGGACTGCCGACGAACGGTACGTCGCCATCTCCGCGTCGACGCAGCCGACCGCGATGCGGGTGTTCGAGGCGATCGGCCGACCGAATCTCAAAGACGACGCCCGCTTCGAGACGAACGAGCGCCGGCTCGTGAACGTCGAGGAACTCGATGCGATCATCCAGGACTGGATGGACGATCACACCCGCGAGGAGGTGCTCGCGATCTTCGAGGAGACCGGGGCGACCGTCGCCCCGATCTACAACGTGGCCGACATCGCCGACGACGAGCATTACCGCGCCCGAGAGGCGCTCGTCGAGGTCGACGACGACACGCTTGGCACCGGGGTCGTCCAGGGTGTGGTGCCGAAGTTCAGCGAGACTCCGGGCAGCGTCGATCATCTCGGACCCGAACTCGGGGTGGACAACGACGCCGTCTACGGCGAACTGCTCGGCTACGAAACGTCGTTCCGCGAGGAGTTGGCCGAACGGGAGGTGATCTGA
- a CDS encoding dihydroorotase, with translation MTHDLIISNGTVVSPEQGTFEADVAADGDLITAVATPGTLSGDREIDATGKHVFPGAIDPHTHHGIYHGLEADAETESRSGLVGGVTTIGNYFRRPDPYEEIMDDYFAAAEENYYHDYFFSLGLLSYDHLEEIPYIVDELGITSFKWYMNYKYVASEKFGVDCEMRDDWGDAFIQALAAQDVPTTLGHHSENVEITSARGDNPYLDVETDEDDEYRGYEVLVEQFPDYAEAQSITASGSLARQHGYDDDFYAVHISSGRTADELAMLHDAGWEITGETCTHYLALTSEDCDERHNVNPPVRSKADQETLWERVADGTISCIGTDHCVNLADDKIGADVPDSLPGFPSTATMLPLVLSEGVHEDRLPLERAVAVTSTNTAKAFDLYPKKGSLRTGTDADLTIVDLDETKTVTPELLQSAADYSPYEGRDVTGWPTHTIVRGAVAYENGDVVGEKGRGTHIDRPITVE, from the coding sequence ATGACACACGACCTTATCATCTCGAACGGGACGGTCGTCTCGCCCGAACAGGGGACCTTCGAGGCGGACGTGGCCGCCGACGGCGACCTCATCACGGCGGTAGCCACACCGGGAACGCTGTCGGGCGATCGCGAGATCGACGCCACCGGCAAGCACGTTTTCCCGGGGGCGATCGACCCACACACCCACCACGGCATCTATCACGGCCTCGAAGCCGACGCAGAGACGGAATCGCGGTCCGGACTCGTCGGCGGCGTGACGACCATCGGGAACTACTTCCGCCGTCCGGACCCCTACGAGGAGATCATGGACGACTACTTCGCGGCAGCAGAAGAAAACTACTACCACGACTACTTCTTCTCGCTCGGACTGCTCTCGTACGACCACCTCGAGGAGATCCCCTACATCGTCGACGAACTGGGCATCACCTCGTTCAAGTGGTATATGAACTACAAGTACGTCGCGTCGGAGAAGTTCGGCGTCGACTGCGAGATGCGCGACGACTGGGGCGATGCGTTCATCCAAGCACTCGCCGCCCAGGACGTGCCGACGACACTCGGTCACCACTCCGAAAACGTCGAGATCACCAGCGCGCGCGGGGACAACCCCTATCTCGACGTCGAGACCGACGAGGACGACGAGTATCGGGGCTACGAGGTGCTCGTCGAGCAGTTCCCTGACTACGCCGAGGCCCAGAGCATAACCGCGAGCGGGTCGTTGGCCCGTCAGCACGGCTACGACGACGATTTTTATGCTGTTCACATCTCCTCGGGCCGAACGGCCGACGAACTCGCGATGCTGCACGACGCCGGCTGGGAGATAACTGGAGAGACCTGTACCCACTACCTCGCGCTCACGAGCGAGGACTGCGACGAGCGCCACAACGTCAACCCGCCCGTGCGCTCGAAGGCGGATCAGGAAACGCTCTGGGAACGCGTCGCCGACGGTACCATCTCCTGTATCGGCACCGATCACTGTGTCAACCTCGCGGACGACAAGATCGGCGCGGACGTACCCGACAGCCTGCCCGGCTTCCCCTCGACGGCGACGATGCTGCCACTCGTCCTCTCGGAGGGTGTCCACGAGGACCGACTCCCGCTGGAACGGGCGGTCGCCGTCACGTCGACGAACACGGCGAAAGCGTTCGACCTTTATCCGAAGAAGGGTTCGCTCCGAACGGGTACCGATGCCGATCTCACGATCGTCGACCTCGACGAGACGAAGACGGTGACGCCGGAGCTGCTCCAGAGCGCGGCCGACTACTCGCCCTACGAGGGCCGCGACGTAACCGGCTGGCCGACGCACACGATCGTCCGCGGGGCGGTCGCCTACGAGAACGGCGACGTCGTCGGCGAGAAGGGGCGCGGAACGCACATCGACCGCCCGATAACGGTCGAGTAG
- a CDS encoding isochorismatase family protein translates to MTEHVWDDLLTERDRQVISKAGYDESGASSWDSRGLGTDPLVLVIDMQRLVVGEDEPILDAIEEYRTAMGAVAWDATGEIEPFLDFARERGLPVAYTRVIPSSYDNPDHEDLAIVEPIAPEPGETVIDKSYASAFYGTDLLSRLVRGGHDSVIVVGNSTSGCVRATTIDAQQNGFEVILPQECLFDRIEASHKIALLDLWMKYAEVLERTEVEAYVEEVTK, encoded by the coding sequence ATGACGGAACACGTCTGGGACGATCTGCTCACCGAGCGCGACCGACAGGTCATCTCGAAGGCCGGATACGACGAGTCGGGCGCGTCGAGCTGGGATTCCCGCGGACTGGGCACCGATCCGCTGGTGCTCGTCATCGACATGCAGCGACTCGTCGTCGGCGAGGACGAACCGATCCTCGACGCGATCGAGGAGTACCGAACGGCGATGGGTGCGGTCGCGTGGGACGCGACCGGGGAGATCGAGCCGTTTCTGGATTTCGCCCGCGAGCGCGGACTGCCAGTTGCGTACACGCGCGTCATCCCGTCGAGCTACGACAATCCGGATCACGAGGATCTCGCCATCGTCGAACCGATCGCTCCCGAACCGGGCGAGACGGTGATCGACAAGTCCTACGCGAGCGCGTTCTACGGAACGGACCTGCTCTCGCGGCTGGTCCGTGGCGGTCACGACTCGGTCATCGTCGTCGGCAACTCTACGAGTGGCTGTGTCCGTGCAACGACCATCGACGCCCAGCAGAACGGTTTCGAGGTGATCCTTCCCCAGGAATGTTTGTTCGACCGTATCGAGGCCTCGCACAAGATCGCACTGCTCGACCTGTGGATGAAGTACGCCGAAGTGCTGGAGCGAACGGAGGTCGAGGCGTACGTCGAGGAGGTCACCAAATGA
- a CDS encoding LLM class flavin-dependent oxidoreductase → MSERTGVLLSLRDDLDLVRRAERLGYESVWAAEGQGRTAFGKLERWATATDRIGLATGIVNVYSRTPAALAQAAATLDAHSGGRAILGLGVAHPGVVEGFHGSTFDRPLARMHEYIRLVRRYLRGDADRFDGEFYSPDRTRFWEAFEPERASIPIYNAALGEGNVTLTGEHADGWLPNLYPRPRFETAAEWLERGAGRADRDVDDIDVAMYVLTSVADDPVQARRAAAEHVAYYLRDIPGYYGRVATEAGFKDEVAAIRAADSRSAAADRVSDGFLDLVSVVGTPTHARSQLQSIREMGVDLPIVRAPTGVTDDAVSRTLETFAPSNSDERS, encoded by the coding sequence GTGAGCGAGCGCACCGGCGTCCTCCTCTCGCTGCGCGACGATCTCGATCTCGTGCGGCGGGCCGAACGACTGGGCTACGAGAGTGTCTGGGCTGCCGAGGGCCAGGGGCGGACCGCGTTCGGCAAACTCGAGCGCTGGGCGACCGCGACCGATCGGATCGGGCTCGCGACCGGGATCGTGAACGTCTACTCGCGCACGCCCGCGGCGCTCGCCCAGGCCGCGGCGACGCTCGACGCCCACTCCGGCGGGCGGGCGATCCTCGGGCTCGGCGTCGCCCACCCTGGCGTCGTCGAGGGGTTTCACGGATCCACGTTCGATCGCCCGCTCGCGCGTATGCACGAGTACATCCGTCTCGTGCGTCGCTATCTCCGTGGCGACGCCGACAGGTTCGACGGGGAGTTCTACTCGCCTGATCGGACACGGTTCTGGGAAGCCTTCGAGCCGGAGCGGGCGTCGATCCCGATCTACAACGCGGCGCTCGGCGAGGGCAACGTCACGCTCACCGGCGAGCACGCCGACGGCTGGCTGCCGAACCTCTATCCACGACCGCGCTTCGAGACGGCGGCCGAGTGGCTCGAACGCGGTGCCGGTCGGGCCGACCGGGACGTCGACGATATCGACGTCGCGATGTACGTCCTCACGAGCGTCGCCGACGATCCGGTGCAAGCGCGCCGCGCCGCGGCCGAACACGTCGCCTACTACCTCCGGGACATCCCGGGCTACTACGGTCGGGTCGCCACCGAGGCGGGCTTCAAGGACGAGGTCGCGGCGATCCGTGCGGCGGACTCGCGGTCGGCGGCCGCCGATCGGGTGAGCGACGGATTTCTCGATCTCGTGTCGGTCGTGGGAACGCCGACTCACGCCCGGTCGCAGCTACAGAGCATCCGCGAGATGGGCGTCGACCTACCGATCGTCCGTGCACCGACGGGTGTGACGGACGACGCCGTCTCGCGAACCCTCGAGACGTTCGCTCCATCGAACTCCGACGAGCGATCATGA
- a CDS encoding nuclear transport factor 2 family protein produces the protein MEEPSPPRAVVEEFFARMETDDRRGTVSELFAPIATITLPGVSFGGENAADAFLDYLAPRYEWASKTFDRWIEADTTVVSIGTLSGVDNDGEPFEDVRYVDVYTVVDGRIEQLDIWNDLLVAEVVDS, from the coding sequence ATGGAGGAACCATCACCCCCGCGTGCCGTCGTCGAGGAGTTCTTCGCTCGGATGGAGACCGACGACCGCCGAGGGACCGTTTCCGAACTGTTCGCACCGATTGCGACGATCACCCTCCCCGGTGTGTCGTTCGGCGGCGAGAACGCCGCCGACGCGTTCCTCGATTACCTCGCTCCGCGCTACGAGTGGGCGAGTAAGACGTTCGACCGCTGGATCGAGGCGGACACGACGGTCGTGAGCATCGGGACGCTCTCGGGCGTCGACAACGACGGTGAGCCCTTCGAGGACGTTCGGTACGTCGACGTCTACACGGTGGTCGACGGGCGAATCGAGCAGCTCGACATCTGGAACGACCTGCTCGTCGCGGAGGTCGTCGACTCGTGA
- a CDS encoding FAD-dependent oxidoreductase yields the protein MSESEQPILRDERAETVPVTDVEWDVATDILIAGGGGTGLVAALAASESSHRVTVLEKSAAVGGNTSLSTGMIPAAGTRHQREAGIEEEPGDMAADILEKNDHQADESMVARLCAESANLVHWLVDDWDISLSLVDDFKYPKHSEYRMHAPPGRNGATLIAELEERVEATDNIELLTNAPVTKLVADDGVVGVVAGDRRDEAIEADSVILATDGFGGNKRMVTEWCDELDEALYFGADGNTGDGIRWGAELGGELACMDAYQGHATVAYQTGALSTYAVVMNGGVVVNAAGERFGDESAGYSAFAVDVLRQPGSVAYEIFDRRIFERLAGEFDDFDEAVSLGAYHEADSVDALAEQLGCDRATTAATIERYNAAVAADERDETGRTDGVHTLSSPFYGAEVTGALFHTQGGLVVDEHGRVLREDDSAVPGLYAGGGCAVGISGHGPGGYLSGNGLTTALGLGRLAGRHARRSLTSD from the coding sequence ATGAGCGAGTCGGAACAGCCGATACTGCGCGACGAGCGTGCCGAAACCGTCCCGGTGACCGACGTCGAGTGGGACGTCGCCACCGACATCCTGATCGCGGGCGGCGGGGGAACGGGACTGGTCGCCGCGCTCGCGGCCAGCGAGTCGTCCCATCGGGTGACGGTTCTCGAAAAGAGCGCCGCCGTCGGCGGGAACACGTCGCTTTCGACCGGGATGATCCCCGCAGCGGGCACCCGTCACCAGCGCGAAGCGGGTATCGAGGAGGAACCCGGCGACATGGCCGCGGACATCCTCGAGAAGAACGACCACCAGGCCGACGAATCGATGGTCGCCCGGCTCTGCGCCGAAAGCGCGAATCTCGTCCACTGGCTCGTCGACGATTGGGACATCTCGCTCTCGCTCGTCGATGATTTCAAATACCCGAAACATTCGGAGTACAGGATGCACGCCCCGCCGGGCCGCAACGGGGCGACCCTGATCGCAGAGCTCGAAGAGCGCGTCGAGGCGACCGACAACATCGAACTGCTCACGAACGCGCCGGTCACGAAGCTCGTCGCCGACGACGGGGTGGTGGGCGTCGTCGCCGGCGACCGCCGCGACGAGGCCATCGAGGCGGATAGCGTGATCCTCGCGACCGACGGGTTCGGCGGCAACAAGCGCATGGTGACCGAGTGGTGCGACGAACTGGACGAGGCGCTGTATTTCGGTGCCGATGGGAACACGGGTGATGGGATTCGCTGGGGGGCGGAGCTCGGCGGGGAACTCGCCTGTATGGACGCCTACCAGGGTCACGCAACCGTCGCCTACCAGACCGGGGCGCTCTCGACATACGCCGTGGTGATGAACGGCGGCGTCGTCGTGAACGCGGCGGGCGAGCGCTTCGGCGACGAGTCGGCCGGCTACTCGGCGTTCGCGGTCGACGTGCTTCGCCAGCCCGGCAGCGTCGCCTACGAGATATTCGATCGTCGGATCTTCGAGCGCCTCGCGGGCGAGTTCGACGATTTCGACGAGGCCGTCTCGCTCGGTGCGTACCACGAGGCCGACTCCGTCGACGCGCTGGCGGAGCAGCTCGGCTGTGACCGCGCCACGACGGCGGCGACGATCGAACGGTACAACGCGGCAGTCGCGGCGGACGAACGCGACGAGACGGGACGCACCGACGGCGTGCATACGCTCTCGTCCCCGTTTTACGGTGCGGAAGTCACCGGTGCCCTGTTTCACACGCAGGGTGGGCTCGTGGTGGACGAACACGGTCGAGTGCTTCGCGAGGACGACTCCGCAGTGCCCGGACTCTACGCCGGTGGTGGCTGTGCAGTCGGTATCAGCGGCCACGGTCCCGGGGGCTACCTCAGCGGCAACGGGCTGACGACGGCGCTCGGCCTCGGCCGACTGGCGGGCCGCCACGCGCGTCGATCGCTCACGTCGGACTGA
- a CDS encoding ABC transporter substrate-binding protein: MRRSSKPSVSRDRRTFIKYTGVAGIAGLTGLAGCTSDDAGSGGGSGGGQGTDGSGGGGGQGTTVGNAGGGGQDQVVIGSNHPLSGSLAATGGGMHNAIKLAADRKNEAGGIQSLDGAKINVLKGDNQGKQELGGQVTQDLIDKGASVVTGCYSSPVTTAATQVAERRQTPFVITVAAATDVLQGRGFNYVYRPQPPAKKIANDFASLVPKVIRQNGSNVETAGLYYVNNSYGQSIKENLNKFLPENDVEVVAETAVETGASSANTQVSKLKQADPDTVIATTYVPEGVTLVDAMQNQGYRPPHLTACASATFTDDDAVSDIGEFANGIMDNNYALNPTVDKTKKVRDQFDQRFEQSFSATVGMAYTAGEVVIAAIEKAGSTDRKAINEALKSLKYEDHIAAMGPVQFKKDGENKNALAPVNQVQEQSIKVVYPEQFAEAKPVVETSN; this comes from the coding sequence ATGCGTAGGAGTAGCAAGCCCTCCGTATCGAGGGACAGACGTACGTTTATCAAATACACAGGCGTGGCCGGCATCGCGGGATTGACCGGTCTCGCTGGTTGTACCAGCGACGACGCCGGGAGCGGCGGTGGTAGTGGTGGCGGACAGGGGACGGATGGAAGCGGCGGTGGCGGTGGACAGGGGACGACGGTCGGCAACGCCGGCGGTGGGGGACAGGATCAGGTCGTCATCGGTTCGAACCATCCGCTCTCGGGTTCGCTCGCGGCGACGGGCGGCGGGATGCACAACGCGATCAAGCTCGCCGCCGACCGGAAGAACGAGGCGGGCGGCATCCAATCGCTCGACGGTGCGAAGATCAACGTCCTCAAAGGAGACAATCAGGGGAAACAGGAACTCGGCGGACAGGTGACCCAGGACCTCATCGACAAGGGGGCGAGCGTCGTCACTGGTTGCTACTCGTCGCCCGTCACGACGGCGGCGACGCAGGTGGCCGAGCGGCGACAGACACCGTTCGTCATCACCGTCGCGGCGGCCACCGACGTACTCCAGGGGCGCGGGTTCAACTACGTCTACCGGCCCCAACCGCCGGCGAAGAAGATCGCGAACGACTTCGCGTCGCTCGTTCCGAAGGTCATCCGACAGAACGGCTCGAACGTCGAGACCGCGGGGCTGTACTACGTGAACAACAGCTACGGCCAGTCGATCAAGGAGAACCTCAACAAGTTCCTCCCGGAGAACGACGTCGAGGTGGTCGCCGAGACCGCGGTCGAGACGGGTGCTTCGAGCGCCAACACGCAGGTCTCGAAGCTCAAACAGGCCGATCCGGACACGGTCATCGCGACGACGTACGTCCCCGAGGGCGTGACGCTCGTGGATGCGATGCAAAACCAGGGCTACCGCCCGCCGCATTTGACCGCGTGTGCGAGCGCGACGTTCACCGACGACGATGCCGTCAGCGACATCGGGGAGTTCGCGAACGGCATCATGGACAACAACTACGCGCTGAACCCGACAGTCGACAAGACGAAGAAGGTGCGCGATCAGTTCGACCAGCGCTTCGAGCAGTCGTTCAGCGCGACGGTCGGCATGGCCTACACTGCCGGTGAAGTCGTCATCGCGGCGATCGAGAAGGCCGGCAGCACCGATCGCAAGGCGATCAACGAGGCACTCAAGTCGCTCAAATACGAGGACCACATCGCCGCGATGGGGCCGGTTCAGTTCAAGAAAGACGGGGAGAATAAGAACGCGCTCGCCCCCGTCAACCAAGTACAAGAGCAGTCGATCAAGGTCGTCTATCCCGAACAGTTCGCGGAGGCGAAACCGGTCGTCGAGACGTCGAACTGA
- a CDS encoding branched-chain amino acid ABC transporter permease, giving the protein MIHPSFTLPAQVGLDRFVEPFANFIRDLIGLEPILAQLLVFGLLLGGVYALTALGLTMIFGVMDIINFAHGVFLVVGMYVVWLTTQTLGINPFLGLPIALVALFVLGVAIHVVVIEPIIEAPQQNQLIATLGVLFVLQSAIEIVFTPNPRGIPLDVGTLEIGDVFVPLGQFYALVIAVVAMIAVRAFLQYTDIGRAIRGTADNRDGARYVGIDVSRINYLTFGIGAALAGLAGGSIALFQRFDPFTGETFLINAFIIVILGGLGSFAGAFVGGLFIGLVEVFGSYYLPGTTAQVLIFLLFIGTLLLRPEGLFGGSS; this is encoded by the coding sequence ATGATACACCCATCGTTCACGCTACCCGCGCAAGTGGGGCTCGACCGCTTCGTCGAGCCGTTTGCGAACTTCATTCGAGACCTCATCGGTCTGGAACCGATTTTGGCACAGTTACTCGTCTTCGGCCTCCTCCTCGGGGGCGTCTACGCGCTGACCGCCCTCGGTTTGACGATGATCTTCGGCGTCATGGACATCATCAACTTCGCCCACGGCGTCTTCCTCGTCGTCGGGATGTACGTCGTCTGGTTGACGACGCAGACGCTCGGCATCAACCCGTTTCTCGGGCTGCCGATCGCCCTCGTTGCCCTGTTCGTCCTCGGCGTCGCCATCCACGTCGTCGTCATCGAGCCGATAATCGAAGCCCCACAGCAAAACCAGCTCATCGCCACTCTCGGTGTGCTCTTCGTCCTGCAGTCGGCCATCGAGATCGTCTTCACGCCGAACCCGAGAGGGATCCCGCTCGACGTAGGAACGCTCGAGATCGGCGACGTGTTCGTCCCGCTCGGCCAGTTCTACGCGCTCGTGATCGCCGTCGTGGCGATGATCGCCGTCCGTGCGTTCCTCCAGTATACGGACATCGGACGGGCGATCCGTGGGACCGCCGACAACCGTGACGGTGCACGATACGTCGGCATCGACGTCTCCCGGATCAACTACCTCACCTTCGGCATCGGGGCCGCGCTCGCGGGTCTCGCCGGCGGGTCGATCGCGCTGTTCCAGCGCTTCGACCCGTTCACCGGCGAGACGTTCCTCATCAACGCGTTCATCATCGTCATTCTCGGCGGGTTGGGCTCGTTCGCGGGCGCGTTCGTCGGTGGCCTGTTCATCGGTCTCGTCGAGGTGTTCGGTTCGTACTACCTTCCCGGGACGACCGCGCAGGTGTTGATCTTCCTGTTGTTCATCGGCACGCTCCTCCTGCGACCGGAGGGACTGTTCGGAGGGTCGTCGTGA
- a CDS encoding branched-chain amino acid ABC transporter permease: MSALDRFRNGYADFSERRYAPLVKAIVGFGFLAVVPYLIEIDVMGMELAATFSLQILILTLVFAYTGQAWNIMSGYTGQFSFGHAAFFGIGAYTTQALAVDMAVNPWVGMLIGGVLAGLYGLVVGHLCFRYNLRGHYFALATLAFAELLRFVVVNVGELNGANGFYKPFPRDYGSSFGLAAFQFQTDLPYYYLILGLLVIVTTVSWALKNSWIGLYFFSIREDERAAASLGVPGYRYKMLGIGVSAFFTAWAGTFWSMYFNTIRPETVFALFLNVELLLPAVVGGPGTLLGPIVGSFIVTPISEIARTTFSNISGLDRIIYGIFLIVIVIYSPRGVVEWPTRLRQRVAALRGESNRDETEPDATSKTETDVESGSQEGD, encoded by the coding sequence GTGAGCGCCCTCGACCGGTTTCGGAACGGGTATGCCGATTTCTCCGAGCGGCGGTACGCCCCGCTGGTGAAGGCGATCGTCGGTTTCGGCTTCCTCGCCGTCGTGCCGTATCTGATCGAGATCGACGTCATGGGGATGGAGCTGGCGGCGACGTTCAGCCTGCAGATCCTCATCCTCACGCTGGTGTTCGCGTACACGGGTCAGGCATGGAACATCATGTCGGGCTACACCGGCCAGTTCTCGTTCGGTCACGCCGCGTTCTTCGGGATCGGTGCGTACACGACGCAGGCGCTCGCCGTCGACATGGCGGTCAACCCGTGGGTCGGCATGCTGATCGGTGGCGTTCTGGCCGGGCTGTACGGGCTCGTCGTCGGCCACCTCTGTTTCCGGTACAACCTCCGGGGGCACTACTTCGCACTGGCGACGCTCGCGTTCGCCGAACTCCTCCGGTTCGTCGTCGTCAACGTGGGCGAGCTCAACGGGGCGAACGGCTTCTACAAACCGTTCCCCCGCGATTACGGCTCGTCGTTCGGCCTCGCGGCGTTCCAGTTCCAGACCGATCTGCCCTACTACTACCTCATCCTGGGGCTGCTCGTGATCGTCACGACGGTCTCGTGGGCGCTCAAGAACTCCTGGATCGGGCTGTACTTCTTCTCGATTCGGGAGGACGAACGGGCGGCCGCGAGCCTCGGCGTCCCCGGCTACCGCTACAAGATGCTCGGCATCGGCGTGAGCGCCTTCTTCACCGCGTGGGCCGGCACGTTCTGGAGCATGTACTTCAACACGATCCGCCCCGAGACCGTGTTCGCGCTCTTTCTCAACGTCGAACTGCTGTTACCCGCGGTCGTGGGCGGTCCCGGGACGCTGCTCGGGCCCATCGTCGGCTCGTTCATCGTGACGCCGATCAGCGAGATCGCACGGACCACGTTCAGCAACATCAGCGGCCTCGACCGGATCATCTACGGCATCTTCCTGATCGTGATCGTCATCTACAGCCCACGGGGCGTCGTCGAGTGGCCGACCCGCTTGCGCCAGCGCGTGGCTGCGCTTCGAGGCGAGTCGAACCGGGACGAAACGGAACCGGATGCGACCTCGAAAACCGAAACCGACGTCGAAAGCGGATCACAGGAGGGTGACTAA